In the Hippoglossus stenolepis isolate QCI-W04-F060 chromosome 14, HSTE1.2, whole genome shotgun sequence genome, one interval contains:
- the LOC118121161 gene encoding low-density lipoprotein receptor-like isoform X1, translating into MVHLGVWFLLLGSVRWHHSRGAAGHSVPGCLLQLEFKCGDGSCIPRSTLCDGRADCEDGSDEQHCSHVWCKKDEFTCRSKRCVSTSFLCNGVDDCGDGSDEASCQICTTGLFSCGPFDVCLARDKLCDGRTDCKDGRDETPELCGRTQPRPQSSHTCAASEFPCGDGQCIRQAWRCDHAPDCSDGSDEDNCDQNECLVNNGGCSHGCEDLKMGFVCHCPENTRLVGDSHCEEVDTCLKKDVCDQLCVHVNGSFACDCLEGYSMNPATRECKAKGNQAEVVFTSSKGAQWMSVTGTAHRELAPHLSGQGPVAALASNHTLYWARRGRGAIYRVSMNGKPQDATLLLKVKGSVSGLAVDWIHQLLYWSGVESGSVNVGLLDGSTQRPLITGLDKPSAVAVDPLRGFLFWAQCGSFPKIERSGLDGRDTVALVTSLIRFPAALSVDMPRQLLYWADQRSISRVNFEGRDRKTVVESNGYLDRPFGLAVFEGFVYWSEEVTHSICRANKHNGSQLQALLTNVASPGGVVVVQPILQPDGSSVCGRPGAECRHGCVVDLLSESPEFSCVFPDTGQNNSQETPAVSRSVPASSLSDPTFTGILSLIICLSLLLVGIAVWWWREEFSPSRPLTVQSFYLKESQDPLINQGPRKLGISWTWTGNEESVTQTAS; encoded by the exons ATGGTGCACCTCGGAGTCTGGTTCCTCCTGCTCGGCTCGGTGCGGTGGCATCACAGCCGCG GTGCTGCAGGCCACTCTGTGCCCGGCTGCCTCTTGCAGCTGGAGTTTAAGTGCGGCGATGGTTCGTGCATCCCGAGGTCGACGTTGTGTGATGGACGTGCAGACTGTGAGGATGGTTCAGACGAACAACACTGCA GTCATGTGTGGTGTAAGAAAGATGAATTCACATGCCGCAGCAAACGGTGCGTATCCACAAGTTTCTTATGCAACGGCGTCGACGACTGTGGCGACGGCAGCGACGAGGCATCCTGCCAGATCTGCACCACTGGCCTCTTCTCCTGCGGTCCATTTGACGTTTGCCTGGCCAGAGACAAGCTGTGTGATGGACGGACCGACTGCAAGGACGGACGGGATGAGACCCCGGAGCTGTGTGGTCGGACCCAGCCTCGGCCACAGAGCTCTCACACATGTGCAGCTTCTGAGTTTCCGTGTGGAGACGGGCAGTGTATCCGCCAGGCCTGGAGGTGTGACCACGCACCCGACTGCTCTGACGGCAGCGACGAGGACAACTGTG ATCAGAATGAGTGTCTGGTAAACAACGGCGGCTGCTCTCATGGCTGTGAGGACCTGAAGATGGGTTTCGTCTGCCACTGCCCAGAGAACACGAGGCTGGTCGGGGACAGTCATTGCGAGG AGGTGGACACATGCCTGAAGAAAGATGTGTGCGATCAACTGTGTGTTCACGTGAACGGCAGCTTCGCCTGTGACTGCCTCGAGGGCTACAGCATGAATCCAGCCACCAGAGAGTGCAAAGCCAAAG GAAATCAGGCTGAGGTGGTTTTCACCTCCTCTAAAGGAGCACAATGGATGAGCGTGACTGGCACAGCGCACAGGGAACTGGCCCCACATTTATCAGGACAGGGGCCTGTGGCGGCTTTGGCCTCAAACCACACACTGTACTGGGCCCGGCGAGGACGAGGCGCTATATACAG GGTCTCCATGAATGGAAAACCACAGGATGCCACATTGCTGCTGAAAGTAAAAGGTTCAGTGTCGGGCCTGGCCGTGGACTGGATCCACCAGCTCCTCTACTGGTCCGGCGTGGAGAGTGGTTCCGTGAACGTCGGCCTGCTGGATGGTTCGACACAGCGTCCGCTCATCACAGGGCTGGACAAACCTTCTGCTGTGGCTGTGGATCCTCTCAGAGG gtTTCTCTTCTGGGCTCAATGTGGCAGCTTCCCAAAGATTGAGAGATCTGGCTTGGACGGCCGAGACACTGTGGCCCTAGTCACTTCCTTGATACGCTTCCCCGCTGCCCTCTCTGTAG ATATGCCTCGTCAGCTGCTGTACTGGGCTGACCAGAGAAGCATCTCCAGAGTAAATTTTGAAGGCCGTGATCGTAAAACAGTGGTAGAGTCTAATGGTTATCTGGACCGACCCTTCGGACTGGCTGTgtttgag GGTTTTGTATATTGGAGTGAAGAAGTCACGCACTCCATCTGCAGAGCAAACAAGCACAATGGCAGCCAACTTCAAGCACTGCTGACAAATGTAGCGTCACCGGGGGGTGTGGTCGTCGTTCAGCCCATCCTTCAGCCCGATG GGTCATCTGTGTGTGGACGTCCCGGGGCGGAGTGCCGGCACGGGTGTGTGGTCGACCTGCTGTCTGAGAGTCCAGAGTTCAGCTGTGTTTTTCCAGACACCGGACAAAATAATTCTCAAGAAACTCCTGCTGTCTCTCGCTCTGTTCCTGCCTCGAGTTTATCTGATCCCACATTCACTGGAATCCTCTCTCTCATCA tttgtctcagtTTGCTGCTGGTGGGGATTGctgtgtggtggtggagagagGAGTTCAGTCCATCCAGGCCTCTCACTGTGCAGAGTTTCTACCTCAAAGAATCTCAGGACCCGCTCATCAACCAGGGGCCAAG GAAACTCGGCATAAGCTGGACTTGGACTGGGAACGAAGAAAGTGTGACACAGACGGCCAGCTGA
- the LOC118121161 gene encoding low-density lipoprotein receptor-like isoform X2: protein MVHLGVWFLLLGSVRWHHSRGAAGHSVPGCLLQLEFKCGDGSCIPRSTLCDGRADCEDGSDEQHCSHVWCKKDEFTCRSKRCVSTSFLCNGVDDCGDGSDEASCQICTTGLFSCGPFDVCLARDKLCDGRTDCKDGRDETPELCGRTQPRPQSSHTCAASEFPCGDGQCIRQAWRCDHAPDCSDGSDEDNCDQNECLVNNGGCSHGCEDLKMGFVCHCPENTRLVGDSHCEEVDTCLKKDVCDQLCVHVNGSFACDCLEGYSMNPATRECKAKGNQAEVVFTSSKGAQWMSVTGTAHRELAPHLSGQGPVAALASNHTLYWARRGRGAIYRVSMNGKPQDATLLLKVKGSVSGLAVDWIHQLLYWSGVESGSVNVGLLDGSTQRPLITGLDKPSAVAVDPLRGFLFWAQCGSFPKIERSGLDGRDTVALVTSLIRFPAALSVDMPRQLLYWADQRSISRVNFEGRDRKTVVESNGYLDRPFGLAVFEGFVYWSEEVTHSICRANKHNGSQLQALLTNVASPGGVVVVQPILQPDGSSVCGRPGAECRHGCVVDLLSESPEFSCVFPDTGQNNSQETPAVSRSVPASSLSDPTFTGILSLIICLSLLLVGIAVWWWREEFSPSRPLTVQSFYLKESQDPLINQGPR from the exons ATGGTGCACCTCGGAGTCTGGTTCCTCCTGCTCGGCTCGGTGCGGTGGCATCACAGCCGCG GTGCTGCAGGCCACTCTGTGCCCGGCTGCCTCTTGCAGCTGGAGTTTAAGTGCGGCGATGGTTCGTGCATCCCGAGGTCGACGTTGTGTGATGGACGTGCAGACTGTGAGGATGGTTCAGACGAACAACACTGCA GTCATGTGTGGTGTAAGAAAGATGAATTCACATGCCGCAGCAAACGGTGCGTATCCACAAGTTTCTTATGCAACGGCGTCGACGACTGTGGCGACGGCAGCGACGAGGCATCCTGCCAGATCTGCACCACTGGCCTCTTCTCCTGCGGTCCATTTGACGTTTGCCTGGCCAGAGACAAGCTGTGTGATGGACGGACCGACTGCAAGGACGGACGGGATGAGACCCCGGAGCTGTGTGGTCGGACCCAGCCTCGGCCACAGAGCTCTCACACATGTGCAGCTTCTGAGTTTCCGTGTGGAGACGGGCAGTGTATCCGCCAGGCCTGGAGGTGTGACCACGCACCCGACTGCTCTGACGGCAGCGACGAGGACAACTGTG ATCAGAATGAGTGTCTGGTAAACAACGGCGGCTGCTCTCATGGCTGTGAGGACCTGAAGATGGGTTTCGTCTGCCACTGCCCAGAGAACACGAGGCTGGTCGGGGACAGTCATTGCGAGG AGGTGGACACATGCCTGAAGAAAGATGTGTGCGATCAACTGTGTGTTCACGTGAACGGCAGCTTCGCCTGTGACTGCCTCGAGGGCTACAGCATGAATCCAGCCACCAGAGAGTGCAAAGCCAAAG GAAATCAGGCTGAGGTGGTTTTCACCTCCTCTAAAGGAGCACAATGGATGAGCGTGACTGGCACAGCGCACAGGGAACTGGCCCCACATTTATCAGGACAGGGGCCTGTGGCGGCTTTGGCCTCAAACCACACACTGTACTGGGCCCGGCGAGGACGAGGCGCTATATACAG GGTCTCCATGAATGGAAAACCACAGGATGCCACATTGCTGCTGAAAGTAAAAGGTTCAGTGTCGGGCCTGGCCGTGGACTGGATCCACCAGCTCCTCTACTGGTCCGGCGTGGAGAGTGGTTCCGTGAACGTCGGCCTGCTGGATGGTTCGACACAGCGTCCGCTCATCACAGGGCTGGACAAACCTTCTGCTGTGGCTGTGGATCCTCTCAGAGG gtTTCTCTTCTGGGCTCAATGTGGCAGCTTCCCAAAGATTGAGAGATCTGGCTTGGACGGCCGAGACACTGTGGCCCTAGTCACTTCCTTGATACGCTTCCCCGCTGCCCTCTCTGTAG ATATGCCTCGTCAGCTGCTGTACTGGGCTGACCAGAGAAGCATCTCCAGAGTAAATTTTGAAGGCCGTGATCGTAAAACAGTGGTAGAGTCTAATGGTTATCTGGACCGACCCTTCGGACTGGCTGTgtttgag GGTTTTGTATATTGGAGTGAAGAAGTCACGCACTCCATCTGCAGAGCAAACAAGCACAATGGCAGCCAACTTCAAGCACTGCTGACAAATGTAGCGTCACCGGGGGGTGTGGTCGTCGTTCAGCCCATCCTTCAGCCCGATG GGTCATCTGTGTGTGGACGTCCCGGGGCGGAGTGCCGGCACGGGTGTGTGGTCGACCTGCTGTCTGAGAGTCCAGAGTTCAGCTGTGTTTTTCCAGACACCGGACAAAATAATTCTCAAGAAACTCCTGCTGTCTCTCGCTCTGTTCCTGCCTCGAGTTTATCTGATCCCACATTCACTGGAATCCTCTCTCTCATCA tttgtctcagtTTGCTGCTGGTGGGGATTGctgtgtggtggtggagagagGAGTTCAGTCCATCCAGGCCTCTCACTGTGCAGAGTTTCTACCTCAAAGAATCTCAGGACCCGCTCATCAACCAGGGGCCAAGGTGA
- the ndufa7 gene encoding NADH dehydrogenase [ubiquinone] 1 alpha subcomplex subunit 7, translating to MATATKIVQRLRNFLAGRELQTKLQLRYEEIAKRTQPPPKLPVGPSHKYASNYYFTRDGRRLSVPATVIMSSQKALTAGSQVAEAPKPPVTPGAVYIDPPLSTDEPYL from the exons ATGGCGACTGCCACCAAAATCGTCCAGAGGCTGCGGAATTTCTTAGCAGGG CGGGAGCTGCAAACCAAACTCCAGCTGCGATATGAGGAGATCGCAAAGAG GACACAGCCGCCGCCCAAACTGCCTGTTGGCCCGAGCCACAAGTACGCCAGCAACTACTACTTCACCAGAGACGGACGCAGACTGTCAGTACCTGCCACAGTCATCATGTCATCACAGAAGGCTCTCACTGCTGGCAG CCAAGTTGCTGAAGCCCCAAAGCCTCCAGTTACCCCAGGTGCTGTATATATAGATCCACCACTCTCCACAGACGAGCCGTACCTCTGA